In the genome of Longimicrobium sp., the window AGCTGATGTCGTCGGCATTCCATATCACGTCCGTGAAACTAAAGAGGGAAAACCTTACTATGTCTCTGGTAAACAGCAACTTAGACATAGGATTGTAAATTTTCTGAACGCGAGCAATGCGATTTTGATGCTTGATGGGCTGGATGAAATCCCAGAGGGGACTAGAAGACTGTACGAGAAATGGGCATCGGATCTATCGTTTCGACTGTCTGAGAGCAAGATTTTGATCACATCTCGGACAGGTGATTTCTCGAGGCACTTGGACGGTTTTGATATTCTAGAACTCTGCCCGCTTGCGCCGGAACAGGCAAGAGAAATTGCGAAGAGATGGCTTACTAACCCAGATGATTTCTTGTTCGCACTCCGCAATCTACCGTACCAAGATCTGGCCGATCGACCACTTTTGCTGTCGCAACTGATCGTCTTGTATCGGAGAGAAGGCGCGCTACCCGAGCAACCGTCGCATGTGTATCGGCGGCTGCTACGCCTATTGCTTGAGGATTGGGATAAGGAGCGGGGTATCGATCGATCCTCTCGGTATGCCGGATTTGACCCTGACCGAAAAGCCGATTTCTTGGCGGCGCTGTCCTATCGCTTGAGTTATCGAGTGAACCACTCATCCTTTACCTTGCAGGATCTAGTTGTCGTCTATGGTCGCATCCATCGCCTATTCGGCCTACCAGAATCTGAAGCTACAGCAGTAGCAGAGGAAATCGCTTCCCATAGTGGACTGATCAACGCAGCTGCCTCAGGATTCGAGTTTTCTCACTTATCCTTTCAAGAGTATCTGTGTGCGTGTCACCTAGTTAGGGGACCATTCCCAGAGCATCTGGAAAGTTATGTAGCTGATCGGCCCGGTCCGCTTGCAGTCGCTGTTGCGATCTCATCTAGTCCTGGAAGCTGGTTTGCTGGATTAATACTCAAGGAAAATTCCTTCCGGGCTTTCACCCGGGAGTCGTTCAGTAGCTTTTTTTCGAGGCTGCAGCTTGAACGACCGATTTTCGATCCCAGTCCAGAGTTAGGATTTGCGGTCATGCGAATCTACCATGAGATGGGAGGAGATAGAGAGATACGTCGCACGCTACACTTCATGTTCAAGGACGAGAGCGTACTTGAAAGCATCGCGCGTGCTCTTCAGTTCTATGTAGTTCCGAGCATTGAGATCCTTGGAGCATCAGAATTCCTTCTAAATGCGGAAGTTCAGCCTCCGAGTCGTCTCGACTACACAATGCCAAGTCGCGTTTCTATTCCGGAGGAAGTTCTTAAGGAAGTATTCCGGCTGCGGCAGGTAA includes:
- a CDS encoding NACHT domain-containing protein, with amino-acid sequence MEDYIGDVLRWSSRIQFFGMPEAEDTDTATVGLRLGAQPRRFRGSRHAGITLGETEILISSKHYVILGDPGSGKTTTLKRLARAVMLNESVADSDIYRHPVVVLLRDHASTLNPDCVVADVVGIPYHVRETKEGKPYYVSGKQQLRHRIVNFLNASNAILMLDGLDEIPEGTRRLYEKWASDLSFRLSESKILITSRTGDFSRHLDGFDILELCPLAPEQAREIAKRWLTNPDDFLFALRNLPYQDLADRPLLLSQLIVLYRREGALPEQPSHVYRRLLRLLLEDWDKERGIDRSSRYAGFDPDRKADFLAALSYRLSYRVNHSSFTLQDLVVVYGRIHRLFGLPESEATAVAEEIASHSGLINAAASGFEFSHLSFQEYLCACHLVRGPFPEHLESYVADRPGPLAVAVAISSSPGSWFAGLILKENSFRAFTRESFSSFFSRLQLERPIFDPSPELGFAVMRIYHEMGGDREIRRTLHFMFKDESVLESIARALQFYVVPSIEILGASEFLLNAEVQPPSRLDYTMPSRVSIPEEVLKEVFRLRQVNLRVIGTTQSHNLRIDEEGNLTIE